A single genomic interval of Carassius auratus strain Wakin chromosome 30, ASM336829v1, whole genome shotgun sequence harbors:
- the LOC113049600 gene encoding C-X-C motif chemokine 2: protein MSMLSFVLLAATAVCCFTTIYALPMEGFGSNKCQCVTTTSNKISTRLFQRIEIVPPGAHCRKTEILITKKDNQTVCINPDAQWINNVISKVMRSRRAAKETAVPTAA from the exons ATGTCAATGCTCTCTTTCGTTCTGCTGGCAGCTACTGCAGTGTGCTGCTTCACAACCATCTATG CATTGCCAATGGAAGGCTTTGGTTCCAACAAGTGTCAGTGTGTGACCACCACCTCAAACAAAATCTCAACTCGGTTGTTCCAGAGGATTGAGATCGTGCCTCCGGGAGCACACTGTCGCAAAACCGAGATCTT GATTAccaaaaaggacaaccaaacagtTTGCATAAACCCTGACGCACAATGGATCAACAATGTCATCTCAAAAGTAATGAGGAG TAGAAGAGCAGCAAAGGAAACTGCTGTGCCCACTGCAGCATAA